Below is a genomic region from Aurantimonas sp. HBX-1.
ACGACGTAGCGCGCCGGCCGCAGGCCGTTGCGGTCGAGCGTCGCGCCGATCTGCCGACCGTCGGTGAAGGCGACCGCGGCCGGTCCGTCCCACGGCTCCATCAGGGCTGCGTGGTACTCGTAGAAGGCCTTGGTCTCCTGCGACATCTGCTTGTTGCCGGACCAGGCTTCCGGGATCAGCATCATCATCGCGTGGGTCAGCGAGTAGCCGCCCTGGTGCAGGAACTCGAGCGCGTTGTCGAAACAGGCGGTGTCCGACTGGCCCTCGTAGGAGATCGGCCAGAGCTTGGAGATGTCGTTGCCGAAAAGCTCCGAATCCACCGACGCCTGGCGGGCCGCCATCCAGTTGACGTTGCCGCGCAGCGTGTTGATCTCGCCGTTATGGGCGACCATCCGGTAGGGATGGGCGAGCTTCCAGGACGGGAAGGTGTTGGTGGAGAAGCGCTGGTGAACGAGCGCCAGCGCGCTCTCGAAGCGCGGGTCGGTGAGGTCCTTGTAGTAGGCGCCGAGCTGGTAGGCGAGGAACATGCCCTTGTAGACCAGCGTGCGCGCCGACAGCGAGACGACGTAGAAGCCGATGTCCCGGCCCTCGGTCTCGGCATAGACGCGGTTGGAGACGACCTTGCGCAGGATGAACAGCCTACGCTCGAACTCGTCGTCGGAAGCGAGCGCCGACGCCCGGCCGATGAACACCTGCCGGTGCACCGGCTCGGTCGCGACGATCTCGGGGGCCTTGGAGAGCATCTCGTTGGAGACCGGCACGTCGCGCCAGCCGAGCACCGACTGGCCCTCCTCGCGGACCACTTCCTCGAACACCGCCTCGATATGCCGGCGGGCCTCGGCGTCCTGCGGCATGAACACGTGCCCGACGCCGTAGTGGCCCGGCTCCGGCAGCGTCACGCCCTCTGCGGCCATCTCCTCGGCGAGGAAGCGGTGCGGGATCTGCACCAGCATGCCGGCACCGTCGCCCATCAGCGGATCGGCGCCGACGGCGCCGCGATGCGTCAGGTTCTGCAGGATCTGCAGGCCCTTCTCGACGATCGAATGGGACTTCTGGTTCTTCATGTGGGCGATGAAGCCGACGCCGCAGGCATCGTGCTCGTTGCGCGGGTCGTAGAGACCCACCGCGTCCGGCAGCGTGCGCGGCGCGGTACGGACGGCGGCGGTCTCGATCACCGGGGCAGCCGCTTCGATCGGCGCGGCGTGTGCTGGCGTCAGCTTCGTCATCGCGTAGTCTCCCGTCGTCGCGCTGCCGGGGCCGGCCGCGCGGTTGCGTCCGGCACCGACGCCGCCCCCAGGATCTGTCCTTGGGGGCCGCGCCAAGGCTGCCGAACATCGTTCGCCATATTATCGGCCTTTTGGCATGGCCGTCGGTGTCAAGGATAGAACCCGGCCGCGTCTTTTCGGCGCGCGCGTGCGCCGTTCCGCCTGATGCCGCCATATTATGGCAGTGCTACTGTCCTATCTATGGCAATATGACAGAAGCGTGGGCGGGTAACAAGACCGGGCTCGTCGGGCATGGGTTCTGCTGATCCTGACCGCACGCTCCATCGCCTCGCCGGAGATCGCTAGCCAGGTCACGAAAGCCTCGTCGGGGATAGCGCCCCTGTCGGAACCGATGCCGGCAGGAGCCGTTGGTCGGGCAGGAGAACATACTCACCCAGAGTATCGTGGAAGTCGCAACAGCTGCGGCGCGCTCCAGACGAAACAAAGGGACCCAACCAATGCTCTATCATGACAAGCGCCTTCAATATCCCGTCAAGGTCAGCAAGCCCGATCCGGCTTTCGCCCGCATGCTTCAGCAGGCGATCGGCGGCGTCGAGGGCGAGATCCGCGTGGCGATGCAGTATTTCTTCCAGGCCTGGGGCGCCCGTGGCCCGAACCCGAAATACCGCGACATGCTGCTGCACACCGCGACCGAGGAAATGGGCCATATCGAGATGCTCGCAACCGCCGTCGCGCTGAACCTCGAGAAGGCCCCTGCGAGCCTGCAGGAAGCCGGTGCCGCCGACAGCGTCGTCGGCGCCGTGATGGGTGGCGAGAACCCGCGCCACGTCATCGAGGGCATGCTGCAGCGACACATCCTTTCGACCGGCATGTCGGCCTATCCGGCCAACGCCGATGGCGTGCCCTTCGACATGTCGCACATCTATGCCAGCGGCAACCTCGCCGCTGACATGTACTGCAACGTCGCTGCGGAGGCGACCGGCCGGGTGCTGGCGACCCGCATCTTCAACGCCGCGCACGACGACGGCATGAAGGACATGCTGCGCTTCATGATCGCCCGCGACACGATGCACCAGCAGCAGTGGCTGGCCGTGGTCGAGGAGCTCGGCGGCCATGCCGGCGCGCTGCCGATCCCGAACAGCTTCCCGCAGGAAGAGGAGAACCAGGAGCACAACTACGACTTCTTCGCCACCGCAGCCGACGGCTCGCCGCCGCCGGCCGGACGCTGGAGCGAAGGCCCGTCGATGGACGGCAAGGGCCAGTTCACCGTGTTCCAGAACCAGCCGCTCGGCGACGTCCCGGATCTCGGCCCGGCCCGTCCCGACAGCAGCGCCCAGAAGGAGCAGATGTAACAGTCTGCATCGAGGGGTCCCGCAGCGATGCGGGACCCCTTCCCGTGCATCGACGTCCGGCAGGCTCTTCACCGACCCCCTCGTCGTCGGCTATGGCTTTGATCGGTCAGCCACGAAGGAGCACGGCCATCGAAAGCACGGTTGAAGGCGACCGCATCGAACTCAGGCGCAGCGAGGAAGAGAAGAAACCTCTTCTGCAGCGCCTCAGCCGAATCGAGGGTCAGGTCCGGGGCCTCAAGGCAATGATTGCCGAGGACCGCTACTGTCTCGACGAGATCCAGCAGGTGAACGCCATCACCGCCGCCTTGCGCGAGTTCTCCCTCCTCGTCATAGGCCAGCACGTCACCGAAGGCGTCCGCCACGCTTCAGAGCAAGCCAAGTCCGACGAGGCGGTGGCCGTCGCCGTCGAGGACATGATGCGGGTGCTGCGGGCGGCGATGCGGGCACGCGACTGACCGCCCCTGCCGGGCCCCGACGCCTTCGCCGCTTGCCCTTTACCGCGCTGCATTATAGGTCGGCGCCATGATCTTTGCTTCCGACAACTGGTCCGGCGCCCACCCCGCCATCAACGCCGCCATCGCCGCCCAGAGCGAGGGGATGGCCGCCGCCTACGGCGCCAGTACCCTCGACCGCGCGGTCGAGCAGCGCTTCAACGAAATCTTCGAGCGCGAGGTGGCGGTGTTCTTCGTCGGCACCGGCACGGCCGCCAATTCGCTCGCCTTCGCGGCAGTGAACCGGCCCGGCGGGGTCGTCCTCTGCCATCGCGAGGCGCATGTCATCGAGGACGAGTGCGGCGCGCCGGAGTTCTTCACGCACGGCGCGCGGATGGCGCCGATCGACGGCGACGGCGGGCGCATCGACCCGGTCAATCTGCAGCGCGAGATCGATCGATTCAAACCCGATTTCGTCCATGCCGGCCAGCCGATGGCCGTCTCGGTCAGCCAGCCCGGCGAAGCCGGCACGCTGTATTCCGCCGACCAGATCGAGACGATCGCCAGGATCGCGCACGGCCGCGGTCTCGCCCTGCACATGGACGGCGCACGCTTTGCCAACGGCCTCGTTGCCACCGGGCTGTCGCCGGCCGAGATGACCTGGAAGCGCGGCGTCGACATCCTCTCCTTCGGGGCGACCAAGAACGGCTGCTGGTGCGCCGAGGCGGTGGTGTTCTTCGAGCCGGAACGCGCCCGCCAGTTTCCCTATATCCGCAAGCGCGGCGCCCAGCTGTTCTCCAAGACGCGCTTCGTCGCCGCCCAGTTCATGGCGTATTTCGAGGACGGCCTGTGGCTGGAGCTTGCCGCCCACGCCAACGCCATGGCCGACAGGCTGCGGGCCGGCATCGACGCCAGCCAGCATGCGCGCCAGGCCTGGGAGACGCACACCAACGAGAGTTTCGCCATTCTGGAGAAGCCGACGGCGGAGCGGTTGCGGGCCGAGGGCGCGGTGTTCTACGATTGGAATGCGCCCCATGCGCTGCACGAGCTGATCGGCGAGAACGAGACGCTCGTGCGCCTCGTCACCAGCTGGTCGACCGAGGAAGCCGAGATCGAGCGTTTCAGCCGGCTGCTGGCCTGAGGCCACGATCGAAAAGTGACGGAACCAACCGGCGCGGGCGCGATTCCTTCCTGAGCAAAGGAGGCTGTCATGTCCACAGACGCTTACGAGCAAGGAAAGCTCGCCTTCCAGCACAACCACCCGATGTCGTCCTGCGAGTACCCGGTCGGATCGCCCCTGCGGGCGGCCTGGATGGACGGCTGGACCACGGCCCGCAACGCCGCCCCCGGCGGCGCCAGCGGCGATCATCCCGGCATGATGGCGGACGCCCGGCGCGCTGCCCGCGTCGGCCAGCCGGATGTTCACGAATCCTAGAGCCGAGCAACCGGGCGCACGCGCCCCGATCCGGTTCCAAAAACAAGAACGGCGCCCTCATCGGGCGCCGTCGCTGTTTCCGCGGGATACGACCTCAGGCGGCGTTCGCCTCGATCTGCCGGGCGTTCTCGTTGCCGACGGTCGCGATGTCGATCTTGCGCGGCTTCATCGCCTCCGGGATGACCCGCACCAGATCGATGTGCAGCAGCCCGTTCTTCAGGCTGGCACCCTTCACCTCGACATATTCGGCGAGCTGGAAGCGGCGCTCGAACGCGCGGCCGGCAATGCCGCGATAGAGCGTCTCGTACGCCTCCTCATCCTTCGGCTCAGCCTTCTCACCCTTCACCGTCAGCACGTTCTCGCGCGACTCGATCGAGAGTTCGCTCTCGCCGAAGCCCGCGACGGCCATGGTGATGCGGTACGCGTTCTCGCCGGTCCGCTCGATGTTGTAGGGCGGATAGGTCTGGCCGTTGTCCGGCTGGGAGACGCTGTCCAGCATCGAGAACAGCCGGTCGAAGCCGACGGTCGAGCGATAGAGCGGGGCAAAGTCGATGTGACGCATGGTGTTCTCCTATTGAGCAACGTTGGCGTTGTGGACACGGCACGGCATCCCGCCATGGGCGACGCCTCCGGTCCGCGGCCCCTTTCGAGGCGACCGCAGGAGAAAAATGGTGGACCGGAATTTCCGGTTCAAGAGGTTTTTTTCAACTCGATCGCATCGCCGTCACGGCGCTTTTTAGATGCGCCTGGCGGCGGCCGGCGATGTGAACCCCGGATGAACGCAGCCTTCCGGCAGCGTTCACATCCCGGGCCGCATATTCGGCGCCATGGTCGACCGGTTCACTCCGCCCAGCAAGGCGCAGGAAGGGCCGGCGACCCACCGTTTGCCCGCCGCCCGACGTGCGGGCCGTCAAACGGTCGCAGCGTCCCGTCCCTTCCGCTGTGGCCGCTCCGGCCGGGAGCCTGGAAACAGGTTCCCGGCCTCCTCCCTCTCCCAGCGCGGAACCTGCACCCATCGCGACACGAGCCCACGGACGACGCAGGCTTTGACCGGTCGCGGCAGGCCGCCTACAAGCCGGTCGTCGTGCACCGTTTCCGGAAAGGCCGGAGCGGGCGTCGACGTCTTCGAGCCGAGCCCCGGACGATGAGCGCCACCAACGATCCCACCGAACTCGTCCTGGTCGAGGGCAATCCGGCCCCCGCCGGCATCACCGTGCAGACCCTTCGGGCGCTCGACGGGGTACGGCTGCGCTGCGCCGTCTCGCCCAGCCTGCTCGACGCCACCCGCGGCACCGTCATCCTGCTGCAGGGCCGCAACGAGGCGATCGAGAAGTATTTCGAGACGATCACCGATCTCAACCGCCGCGGCTACGCCGTGG
It encodes:
- a CDS encoding manganese catalase family protein; translation: MLYHDKRLQYPVKVSKPDPAFARMLQQAIGGVEGEIRVAMQYFFQAWGARGPNPKYRDMLLHTATEEMGHIEMLATAVALNLEKAPASLQEAGAADSVVGAVMGGENPRHVIEGMLQRHILSTGMSAYPANADGVPFDMSHIYASGNLAADMYCNVAAEATGRVLATRIFNAAHDDGMKDMLRFMIARDTMHQQQWLAVVEELGGHAGALPIPNSFPQEEENQEHNYDFFATAADGSPPPAGRWSEGPSMDGKGQFTVFQNQPLGDVPDLGPARPDSSAQKEQM
- a CDS encoding Hsp20 family protein, giving the protein MRHIDFAPLYRSTVGFDRLFSMLDSVSQPDNGQTYPPYNIERTGENAYRITMAVAGFGESELSIESRENVLTVKGEKAEPKDEEAYETLYRGIAGRAFERRFQLAEYVEVKGASLKNGLLHIDLVRVIPEAMKPRKIDIATVGNENARQIEANAA
- a CDS encoding low specificity L-threonine aldolase, producing the protein MIFASDNWSGAHPAINAAIAAQSEGMAAAYGASTLDRAVEQRFNEIFEREVAVFFVGTGTAANSLAFAAVNRPGGVVLCHREAHVIEDECGAPEFFTHGARMAPIDGDGGRIDPVNLQREIDRFKPDFVHAGQPMAVSVSQPGEAGTLYSADQIETIARIAHGRGLALHMDGARFANGLVATGLSPAEMTWKRGVDILSFGATKNGCWCAEAVVFFEPERARQFPYIRKRGAQLFSKTRFVAAQFMAYFEDGLWLELAAHANAMADRLRAGIDASQHARQAWETHTNESFAILEKPTAERLRAEGAVFYDWNAPHALHELIGENETLVRLVTSWSTEEAEIERFSRLLA
- a CDS encoding metal-sensitive transcriptional regulator translates to MALIGQPRRSTAIESTVEGDRIELRRSEEEKKPLLQRLSRIEGQVRGLKAMIAEDRYCLDEIQQVNAITAALREFSLLVIGQHVTEGVRHASEQAKSDEAVAVAVEDMMRVLRAAMRARD
- a CDS encoding Rmf/CrpP family protein: MSTDAYEQGKLAFQHNHPMSSCEYPVGSPLRAAWMDGWTTARNAAPGGASGDHPGMMADARRAARVGQPDVHES